Proteins from a genomic interval of Beijerinckia indica subsp. indica ATCC 9039:
- a CDS encoding beta-ketoacyl-ACP synthase III codes for MTTSLILGTGAYAPKKILSNQDLEQMIATTDQWITERTGIKTRHIAAEGETTSDMAVCAAREALALAGTSAEELDMIIVGTISADMPLPSCAVLIQAKLGARNAFAFDLSAACAGSLYGMSIADQFIRSGKARRVLVIGAELLSRLIDWSDRNTCILFGDGAGAVVMGPCEDPQRGLLSTHLHTDGSTADLLKIPGGGSLHPQSEEVLANKWHKVAMNGREIYKFAAKVLPLALNEALQANGLQANDVDHVIAHQANARIVETVLERVGIPQEKCWLNLDRYGNTSSASLPISLDEANRAGRLRPGDLIAMMAIGAGMAWGSALLRW; via the coding sequence TTGACCACTTCCTTGATTCTGGGAACGGGTGCCTATGCTCCCAAGAAAATCCTGAGTAACCAGGATCTTGAGCAGATGATCGCGACAACCGATCAATGGATCACCGAGCGAACCGGCATCAAGACACGCCATATCGCCGCTGAAGGGGAAACCACCTCCGATATGGCGGTTTGCGCGGCGCGGGAAGCTCTAGCGCTCGCTGGAACCAGCGCCGAGGAGCTCGACATGATCATCGTCGGCACGATTTCCGCCGACATGCCTTTGCCCTCCTGTGCTGTGCTTATTCAGGCCAAACTCGGTGCGCGCAATGCTTTCGCCTTCGATCTTTCGGCCGCTTGTGCCGGCTCGCTCTATGGCATGAGCATCGCCGATCAATTCATTCGCTCGGGCAAGGCACGCCGCGTTCTCGTCATCGGCGCCGAATTACTGAGCCGGCTCATCGACTGGAGTGATCGCAATACCTGTATCCTGTTTGGCGATGGGGCTGGTGCCGTGGTCATGGGACCCTGCGAGGATCCACAACGCGGGCTTTTATCCACGCATCTCCATACCGATGGCAGCACCGCCGATCTGTTGAAAATTCCAGGAGGCGGCAGCCTGCATCCGCAATCCGAGGAAGTGCTTGCGAACAAATGGCATAAGGTCGCCATGAACGGGCGGGAAATCTATAAATTCGCCGCCAAGGTGCTGCCGCTCGCTCTCAATGAAGCTCTGCAGGCCAATGGATTGCAGGCGAATGACGTGGATCATGTCATCGCGCATCAAGCCAATGCGCGTATTGTCGAAACCGTGCTGGAAAGGGTCGGTATTCCGCAGGAAAAATGCTGGCTCAATCTCGATCGTTACGGCAATACATCGAGTGCATCTCTACCCATTTCCCTCGACGAGGCCAATCGTGCCGGCCGTCTGCGGCCTGGTGACCTCATTGCCATGATGGCCATTGGCGCTGGTATGGCCTGGGGCAGCGCTCTGTTGCGCTGGTAG
- a CDS encoding universal stress protein, whose translation MKGILLPIEDHVLMDSVMETTLLLARQFGSTIEGAALGPNLAELVAADFSLSGVILDDRARRELFEASRRRFDAFMAGHQVPRHTDESTGLSCDWMGDTLVSDNGIGEYARVFDLVVVGLPGAGAGQPRRTTFEAALFESGRPVLIATKTPPPTLGETIVIAWNGNTDTARTIAFAMPLLLRAQDVIVISVPGLRLPGPPDEAVVRGLRRHGIKARTQTARAGQASSGHAILEAATELGADLLIKGGYTQSRLRQLIFGGVTSEILAETHLPVFMAH comes from the coding sequence ATGAAGGGAATCCTGCTGCCGATCGAGGATCATGTCTTGATGGATTCGGTCATGGAGACGACCCTTCTCCTAGCTCGTCAGTTCGGAAGCACGATAGAAGGGGCGGCGCTCGGACCCAATCTCGCCGAACTGGTCGCAGCGGATTTTTCGCTCAGTGGGGTCATTCTCGATGATCGCGCGCGCCGGGAGCTCTTCGAGGCCAGCCGACGGCGTTTCGACGCCTTCATGGCAGGACATCAGGTGCCGCGTCACACCGATGAGTCCACAGGGCTCTCTTGCGATTGGATGGGTGACACGCTCGTTTCCGATAATGGCATCGGCGAATATGCGCGGGTTTTCGACCTGGTGGTGGTCGGTCTCCCTGGAGCGGGCGCGGGGCAGCCCCGCCGTACGACCTTCGAGGCCGCCTTGTTCGAAAGCGGCCGACCGGTGCTCATCGCCACGAAAACGCCGCCGCCGACTCTTGGCGAAACCATCGTGATCGCCTGGAACGGCAATACGGATACGGCGCGCACCATTGCTTTCGCCATGCCGCTACTCCTGCGGGCGCAAGATGTCATCGTGATCTCGGTGCCGGGACTCAGGCTTCCGGGGCCCCCGGATGAAGCCGTGGTGCGTGGCTTGCGGCGTCACGGCATCAAGGCACGCACGCAGACCGCCCGTGCAGGCCAGGCTTCGTCTGGTCATGCCATACTCGAGGCCGCGACCGAACTCGGCGCCGATCTGCTCATCAAAGGGGGCTATACACAAAGCCGCCTGCGCCAGCTCATCTTTGGCGGTGTGACGAGCGAGATTCTCGCGGAGACCCATCTGCCCGTATTCATGGCTCATTGA
- a CDS encoding PRC-barrel domain-containing protein, protein MENSNQTNPPPEETHALIASDRVEGTDVRRKNGDRIGEIARLMIDKKTGMVAYAVMSFGGFLGIGEDYYPIPWQKLTYNPDLDAYELEDLDVTKLENAPKIPREGTIDWSRMEGRGINDYYGVITPF, encoded by the coding sequence ATGGAGAATTCGAACCAGACGAATCCCCCTCCCGAGGAGACCCATGCGCTGATCGCCAGCGACAGGGTGGAGGGAACCGATGTCCGGCGCAAGAATGGCGACCGGATCGGGGAGATCGCCCGACTAATGATCGATAAAAAAACCGGCATGGTCGCTTACGCAGTCATGAGTTTCGGCGGTTTCCTCGGCATAGGCGAGGATTATTATCCCATACCCTGGCAGAAACTGACCTATAATCCGGACCTCGATGCCTATGAACTCGAGGATCTCGACGTGACCAAGCTCGAAAATGCCCCGAAAATCCCCCGCGAGGGCACGATCGATTGGTCACGGATGGAAGGTCGCGGAATCAACGATTATTATGGCGTGATAACCCCGTTCTGA
- a CDS encoding Hsp20 family protein produces MRQFDLAPLYRSTIGFDRLFNMIDQGVNHEGVGGYPPYNIERTGENNYRITLAVAGFGENDLMIETKENALLIRGSKENQEQASTPKAETLYQGIAARAFERRFQLADHVHVTGATLENGLLHVDLLREIPEAQKPRHIPIGKGGVNGTTAPKVVEQVAEPQKAA; encoded by the coding sequence ATGCGCCAGTTTGATCTCGCTCCGCTTTATCGTTCGACCATCGGGTTCGATCGCTTGTTCAACATGATCGACCAGGGGGTCAATCATGAGGGGGTGGGTGGCTATCCGCCTTACAATATCGAGCGCACCGGCGAGAATAATTACCGGATCACGCTTGCCGTAGCGGGCTTTGGTGAAAACGATCTGATGATTGAGACCAAGGAAAACGCTCTGCTGATCCGCGGCTCGAAGGAGAACCAGGAGCAGGCCTCTACACCCAAGGCCGAGACCCTTTACCAGGGCATTGCGGCCCGCGCCTTCGAGCGACGCTTCCAGCTCGCCGATCATGTTCATGTAACGGGCGCCACATTGGAAAACGGACTGCTGCACGTGGATCTGCTGCGTGAAATTCCCGAGGCTCAAAAGCCCCGCCATATTCCAATCGGGAAAGGCGGTGTGAACGGAACAACTGCTCCCAAGGTCGTGGAGCAAGTTGCAGAGCCGCAAAAAGCGGCCTGA
- a CDS encoding GyrI-like domain-containing protein, with translation MAVLWAQGPGPVLAETSSPTTEIPAPETPATPPPAADTGTPGNATTQVTTIEIPARPVLLLSGSSDWEKGFATIREKLATIETELKTAGLTQAGHPLAVFTSTDENGFKFSAMIPITAKPEGLDHLGNEVKVGDSPSGKAIKFQHRDAYDTIDSTYDLITAYLDEKGLEAQNLFIEEYLTDTKTSDDTSLETDIYVFLK, from the coding sequence ATGGCCGTCCTCTGGGCCCAAGGGCCAGGACCGGTTTTGGCGGAAACCTCCTCCCCGACGACTGAAATTCCGGCGCCTGAGACGCCGGCCACACCGCCGCCCGCCGCTGATACGGGAACGCCAGGAAATGCCACGACGCAGGTGACGACGATCGAAATCCCGGCACGGCCCGTTCTTCTCCTCAGTGGGAGTTCGGATTGGGAAAAGGGGTTTGCGACGATCCGCGAAAAACTCGCCACGATCGAGACGGAACTCAAGACGGCGGGGCTGACGCAAGCGGGCCATCCGCTGGCGGTCTTCACCTCGACCGATGAAAACGGCTTCAAGTTCAGCGCCATGATTCCCATCACGGCCAAGCCGGAAGGGCTCGATCATCTCGGCAATGAGGTGAAGGTCGGCGATTCGCCGTCTGGCAAGGCGATCAAGTTCCAGCATCGCGATGCTTATGACACGATTGATTCGACCTATGATCTCATCACAGCCTATCTCGATGAAAAGGGACTCGAGGCGCAAAATCTCTTCATCGAGGAATATCTGACCGATACCAAGACGAGCGATGATACGAGCCTGGAAACCGATATTTATGTCTTCCTGAAATGA
- a CDS encoding CbtB domain-containing protein — protein sequence MSDLALSHTTRLSATRPAPIPVGQILPWALFAGLVLLLALYFVGIEQGATSLIDGTSVHEFVHDSRHLLSFPCH from the coding sequence ATGTCTGATCTCGCTCTTTCGCACACCACTCGCCTGTCCGCCACGCGGCCCGCGCCGATCCCCGTCGGCCAGATTCTGCCCTGGGCGCTCTTTGCCGGGCTCGTCCTTCTGCTGGCCCTTTATTTCGTCGGGATCGAACAAGGCGCGACATCTCTGATCGACGGCACTTCCGTCCATGAATTCGTGCATGACAGCCGCCATTTGCTGTCTTTCCCCTGCCATTAA
- a CDS encoding CbtA family protein: protein MVARLLLRGMVVGLFAGLLAFGCAKFFGEPQIERAIAFEHQNEANHAGTAQEHDHHGHHHEAAGEAQITEIVSRETQAGLGLLTGLVIYGAAIGGFFALGFACLHGRVDHLDARANSVLLALGGFVALVLVPSLKYPANPPAVGEAATIGPRTAAFFLMLALSIAALTGAVTLARRLIATCGAWNAALLGAAFYLICLGLVFWILPDFNEIPAGFSADLLWHFRLSAVGIQLVLWATLGFVFGPLAESLWAKETQPAGRLRTF, encoded by the coding sequence ATGGTCGCCCGTCTGCTCTTGCGCGGCATGGTCGTGGGTCTTTTCGCGGGCCTGTTGGCCTTCGGCTGCGCGAAATTCTTCGGCGAACCGCAGATCGAACGCGCCATCGCCTTCGAACATCAGAACGAAGCCAATCATGCTGGCACCGCGCAAGAGCATGATCACCACGGCCATCATCACGAGGCGGCCGGCGAGGCTCAAATAACGGAAATCGTTTCGCGTGAGACTCAGGCCGGCCTCGGACTTTTGACCGGTCTGGTGATCTATGGCGCGGCGATCGGCGGGTTCTTCGCGCTTGGTTTTGCCTGCCTCCATGGCCGCGTGGATCATCTGGACGCACGCGCCAATTCGGTCCTTCTCGCGCTCGGCGGCTTTGTCGCCCTGGTGCTCGTGCCCAGCCTGAAATATCCGGCCAATCCACCCGCTGTCGGCGAGGCCGCCACCATCGGCCCGCGAACAGCGGCCTTTTTCCTGATGCTCGCTTTATCCATCGCGGCCCTGACCGGCGCCGTCACTCTTGCCCGCCGCTTGATCGCCACATGCGGGGCCTGGAACGCCGCCTTGCTCGGTGCCGCCTTCTATCTAATTTGTCTCGGCCTCGTTTTCTGGATCTTGCCCGATTTCAACGAAATTCCGGCCGGTTTCTCCGCCGATCTTCTCTGGCATTTTCGCTTGTCGGCCGTCGGCATCCAGCTTGTCCTTTGGGCCACGCTCGGCTTTGTCTTCGGACCGCTGGCCGAGAGCCTCTGGGCAAAAGAGACGCAGCCTGCCGGACGCTTGCGCACCTTCTGA
- a CDS encoding DUF983 domain-containing protein: MQTTTAVQEAPITDPAPRPLMPALKRGLRMRCPNCGIGKMFYAYLKVNDYCPNCGEALYHQRADDAPPYVTIFIVAHVVGTMMLTWETYWPDSPIWLHILIWPTVTVLLSLWLLPHIKGALVAYQWAFRMHGFENADKDDKKADPQPGP; this comes from the coding sequence ATGCAAACGACCACCGCGGTTCAGGAAGCGCCGATCACTGATCCAGCGCCGCGTCCTCTCATGCCTGCCTTGAAACGCGGCCTGCGCATGCGTTGCCCCAATTGCGGCATCGGCAAAATGTTTTACGCCTATCTCAAGGTGAACGATTATTGCCCGAATTGCGGTGAGGCGCTCTATCACCAACGCGCGGACGACGCCCCGCCCTATGTGACGATCTTCATTGTCGCCCATGTCGTCGGCACGATGATGCTCACATGGGAGACCTATTGGCCGGATTCGCCGATCTGGCTGCATATCCTGATCTGGCCAACCGTAACCGTTCTTCTCTCCCTGTGGCTGCTGCCACATATCAAGGGAGCGCTCGTCGCCTATCAATGGGCGTTCCGCATGCATGGTTTCGAGAATGCGGATAAAGACGATAAGAAAGCAGATCCACAACCAGGCCCTTAA
- a CDS encoding MFS transporter: MDIVPDSSATPRHWSEPQPPDSSPLDAVLSKRNTMALLSAIASVSIVGIGLSLVMSLLSLLLGEQGYSARAIGLNPAAAGLATLVGAPLAPLLARRFGLTPVLFFSLFLGALCLAAFAVTRSYWAWLVLRAIFGGALTMQFVLSEYWINVLAPPERRGFIMGLYATSLALGFVTGPAILSGVGTEGTLPFLIPIGLFLLASLPILLGARAAPEIETASESGVVSFLLRAPVASFAGLLHGMIEMAAFGLLPLFALQANLGPAMGARLAGFFALGNVLFQIPLGLASDRFERRQLLLIISLLGLGGALLLPLVGPTHQNLFCGLLVIWGGVAGSLYPIGLAYLGAQYKGAELASANAAFVMLYSLGMLAGPPLMGYGMDLLMPNGFFLTIGALFTLYLGFIAWCLVRGHD; the protein is encoded by the coding sequence ATGGATATTGTGCCGGATTCGTCCGCCACTCCACGACATTGGAGTGAGCCTCAGCCCCCCGATTCGTCTCCCCTGGACGCGGTTCTGTCCAAGCGGAACACTATGGCGCTTCTCTCCGCCATTGCTTCCGTCTCGATTGTCGGCATCGGCCTTTCGCTCGTCATGAGCCTCTTGTCCTTGCTTCTCGGTGAACAGGGCTATTCGGCACGTGCCATCGGCCTCAATCCCGCTGCCGCGGGCCTCGCCACCTTGGTCGGCGCCCCCTTAGCCCCCTTGCTGGCCCGCCGCTTCGGCCTGACCCCCGTTCTGTTTTTTTCCTTGTTTCTTGGCGCACTTTGCCTTGCCGCCTTTGCCGTCACCCGTTCCTATTGGGCATGGCTTGTCCTGCGTGCCATTTTTGGCGGCGCCCTGACCATGCAATTCGTGCTCAGCGAATATTGGATCAATGTACTGGCGCCACCTGAGCGGCGTGGCTTCATCATGGGCCTCTACGCGACCAGTCTCGCGCTCGGCTTCGTCACGGGCCCTGCCATCCTTTCCGGCGTCGGCACTGAAGGCACTCTGCCTTTCCTGATCCCGATTGGCCTGTTTTTATTGGCAAGCCTGCCCATTCTCCTCGGTGCGCGCGCGGCTCCCGAGATCGAGACAGCATCCGAGAGCGGCGTCGTGTCGTTTCTGCTGCGGGCGCCGGTCGCCAGTTTTGCAGGTCTTCTGCATGGCATGATTGAGATGGCCGCCTTCGGCCTTCTCCCCCTTTTTGCCTTGCAGGCCAATCTTGGCCCAGCGATGGGAGCGCGACTTGCGGGCTTTTTCGCCTTGGGCAATGTCCTCTTCCAGATTCCTCTGGGCCTTGCCTCCGACCGTTTCGAGCGGCGCCAGCTGTTGCTGATCATCAGCTTGCTCGGCCTTGGCGGTGCACTGCTCTTACCGCTCGTGGGTCCCACGCATCAGAACCTGTTCTGCGGGCTTCTCGTCATCTGGGGCGGCGTTGCGGGAAGTCTTTATCCCATCGGGCTTGCTTATCTCGGCGCTCAATATAAAGGCGCGGAACTCGCCAGCGCCAATGCCGCATTCGTCATGCTTTATTCGCTGGGCATGCTGGCTGGCCCACCGCTCATGGGCTATGGCATGGATCTTCTCATGCCAAATGGATTTTTTCTGACCATTGGGGCGCTTTTCACCCTGTATCTCGGCTTTATCGCCTGGTGTCTCGTCCGGGGTCACGACTGA
- the rpmG gene encoding 50S ribosomal protein L33 has protein sequence MAKAAMIKIKLLSTADTGYFYVTKKNARTKTEKLSFKKYDPVVRKHVEFKETKIK, from the coding sequence ATGGCCAAGGCCGCAATGATCAAGATCAAGCTCCTGTCCACCGCGGACACGGGCTATTTCTACGTGACCAAGAAGAACGCGCGTACCAAGACCGAGAAGCTCTCGTTCAAGAAATATGATCCCGTCGTGCGCAAGCACGTCGAGTTCAAGGAAACCAAGATCAAGTAA
- the recO gene encoding DNA repair protein RecO: protein MEWHDEGLIIGLRRYGETGAILEVFTPAHGRHFGLVRGGFGRRLRALLQPGNQADFTWRARLDQQLGLLAVEPTKLMTTRLFASGLALQGMNLIAALLRLLPERDPHPELYAVVRVLLEHLDEPAVAPILLARFELAMLTETGFGLDLSACAATGATQELIYVSPKSGRAVSARAGAPYHDKLLGLPPFFLDGSLLKNPTLEEVEAGFALTGHFLMRDLFGPRGQTLPDARHAFLAETAKTYPRVAPQCF from the coding sequence ATGGAATGGCATGATGAAGGACTGATCATCGGGCTCAGGCGCTACGGCGAGACGGGCGCCATTCTGGAGGTTTTTACACCGGCGCATGGACGCCATTTCGGGCTGGTGCGGGGCGGTTTCGGGCGTCGTCTGCGGGCCTTACTGCAACCCGGCAACCAAGCTGATTTCACCTGGCGCGCGCGGCTCGATCAACAGCTCGGGCTCCTTGCCGTGGAGCCGACGAAACTCATGACCACGCGGCTCTTTGCCAGTGGTCTCGCGCTTCAAGGTATGAATCTGATTGCCGCGCTATTGCGCCTTTTGCCCGAGCGCGACCCCCATCCAGAGCTCTATGCCGTGGTGCGGGTGCTCCTTGAGCATCTCGACGAGCCGGCTGTGGCGCCGATCCTCCTCGCACGTTTCGAACTCGCAATGCTGACGGAAACCGGCTTTGGGCTTGATCTTTCCGCTTGCGCGGCGACCGGCGCGACGCAGGAATTGATCTATGTCTCGCCGAAATCGGGCCGGGCCGTCTCGGCCAGGGCAGGCGCGCCCTATCACGACAAGCTGTTGGGCTTGCCGCCCTTTTTCCTGGATGGGAGCCTGTTGAAAAACCCCACTCTGGAAGAGGTCGAAGCCGGCTTCGCTCTAACGGGTCATTTTCTGATGCGCGACCTCTTTGGCCCGCGCGGTCAGACACTTCCGGATGCGCGCCATGCTTTTTTGGCGGAAACCGCCAAAACCTATCCGCGTGTCGCGCCACAGTGTTTTTGA
- a CDS encoding quinone oxidoreductase family protein, translating into MTKAILVHEVGGPEVMHLEEITLPPPGEAEVLVRNRAIGVNFIDTYFRQGHYKAPSLPFVPGNEAAGEILALGPGVTQFKIGDRVAYVSALGGYAEERIVPADRLVKLPKSISYETAAAMMLKGLTAQYLLRQTFKVKKGHVILVHAAAGGVGLLLCQWANALGAEVIGTVGSDEKAKLAKKAGAKHVILYREEDFVARVQELTRGKLCDVVYDGVGKATFPGSLDCLAPLGMFVSFGSASGPIEAFDIGLLASKGSLFATRPTLNTYTARPKNYAKMAKDLFRVVKDGTVKIAVHEVAPLADAVRVHQALQARETTGATVLVP; encoded by the coding sequence ATGACGAAAGCCATTCTGGTGCATGAAGTGGGTGGGCCCGAGGTCATGCACCTTGAGGAGATCACTTTGCCGCCGCCCGGCGAAGCAGAGGTGCTGGTGCGCAATCGTGCCATCGGCGTCAATTTCATCGACACTTATTTCCGCCAGGGCCATTACAAGGCGCCAAGCCTGCCCTTCGTTCCAGGCAATGAGGCGGCCGGTGAGATTTTGGCTCTTGGGCCGGGTGTGACCCAATTCAAAATCGGCGACCGCGTTGCCTATGTCTCCGCGCTTGGCGGTTATGCCGAGGAGCGGATCGTTCCGGCTGATCGGCTCGTGAAACTGCCGAAATCCATTTCTTACGAAACAGCGGCGGCGATGATGTTGAAAGGCCTGACCGCGCAATATCTTCTGCGGCAGACTTTCAAGGTCAAGAAAGGCCATGTGATTCTCGTCCATGCGGCAGCGGGTGGCGTTGGCCTGTTGCTTTGCCAATGGGCGAATGCTTTGGGGGCCGAGGTGATCGGCACGGTCGGCTCGGACGAAAAAGCGAAACTCGCCAAAAAGGCCGGGGCGAAACATGTGATCCTTTATCGCGAGGAGGATTTCGTCGCCCGCGTCCAGGAATTGACGCGAGGAAAACTCTGCGACGTGGTTTATGATGGCGTCGGCAAGGCGACTTTTCCCGGCTCGCTTGATTGCCTGGCCCCGCTTGGCATGTTCGTCAGTTTCGGCTCCGCATCCGGGCCGATCGAGGCTTTCGACATAGGCCTTCTCGCCAGCAAGGGATCCCTGTTCGCGACCCGTCCGACGCTCAATACTTATACGGCACGCCCCAAAAATTACGCCAAAATGGCGAAGGATCTGTTTCGTGTCGTCAAGGATGGAACGGTCAAGATCGCCGTGCATGAAGTCGCGCCGCTCGCTGATGCCGTGCGGGTGCATCAAGCCTTGCAGGCGCGTGAAACCACCGGCGCGACGGTGCTGGTCCCGTGA
- a CDS encoding threonine aldolase family protein yields the protein MEFSSDNTAGASQPILEAIIAANDGHAAPYGADTLSLEAERRLAVVFEHELACFLVPTGTAANALALGALCPPWGAVFCHEDAHVIADECGAPEMFTAGGKLVGIEGVRAKITPEAFTAKLAAFPRGPVRQVQPAALSLSQVTEAGTLYRPAEISALSEIAHAAGLAVHMDGARFANALVALGCTPAEMTWKAGIDVLSFGATKNGAWACEAVLFFDPEKARDFIYRRKRGGHTVSKSRLLGAQMTAYLDQDHWLDLARIANARARRLAEGIARIPGLRLAWPCEANEVFVVLSEEVDKVLQKAGGHYYTWDKPGLMEGPPVGPTEVLARLVTSFATKDEAIDQFLAVAAAAAQKHA from the coding sequence ATGGAATTTTCAAGCGATAATACGGCCGGGGCGAGCCAGCCCATTCTCGAGGCGATCATCGCGGCCAATGATGGTCATGCCGCCCCCTATGGAGCGGACACTCTAAGCCTTGAGGCCGAACGCCGTCTTGCCGTGGTTTTCGAGCATGAGCTTGCCTGTTTTCTGGTGCCGACCGGCACGGCCGCCAATGCTTTGGCGCTCGGCGCGCTCTGTCCGCCCTGGGGCGCTGTCTTCTGCCACGAGGACGCCCATGTGATTGCCGATGAATGCGGCGCGCCGGAAATGTTCACAGCCGGTGGCAAGCTTGTCGGCATCGAGGGCGTGCGTGCCAAGATCACACCGGAAGCCTTCACCGCCAAGCTCGCCGCTTTCCCGCGGGGGCCAGTCAGGCAGGTGCAGCCGGCGGCCTTGTCCCTGTCGCAAGTGACCGAAGCCGGCACGCTTTACCGACCAGCGGAAATCTCTGCCTTGAGCGAAATCGCTCATGCGGCGGGGCTTGCCGTGCATATGGATGGAGCCCGTTTCGCCAATGCGCTCGTCGCGCTTGGCTGCACGCCCGCCGAAATGACCTGGAAGGCGGGCATTGATGTGCTCTCCTTCGGCGCCACCAAGAATGGCGCTTGGGCCTGCGAGGCGGTCTTGTTCTTCGATCCCGAAAAAGCGCGCGACTTCATCTATCGCCGCAAGCGCGGTGGTCATACCGTCTCCAAAAGCCGGCTGCTGGGTGCGCAGATGACGGCTTATCTCGACCAGGATCATTGGCTGGACCTGGCGAGAATCGCCAATGCCCGTGCGCGCCGGCTTGCTGAAGGGATCGCGCGCATTCCGGGACTGCGGCTCGCCTGGCCCTGCGAGGCCAATGAGGTTTTCGTGGTTCTTTCCGAAGAGGTTGACAAGGTTTTGCAGAAGGCCGGGGGACATTATTATACTTGGGATAAGCCGGGCCTGATGGAGGGGCCGCCGGTCGGTCCCACGGAAGTCCTCGCGCGTCTCGTGACCTCCTTTGCGACCAAGGATGAGGCGATCGACCAATTCCTGGCTGTCGCGGCGGCGGCAGCACAGAAACATGCCTGA